The Fervidibacillus albus genome contains a region encoding:
- a CDS encoding nucleoside recognition domain-containing protein, which translates to MSTYVEKKQYDEIIHFAKSLSSNDLRDEIVTDIYQESKSICDETIRYQSMEKLRQTEKLDRIFTSKLFGFPIMLAMLGIVFYITIAGANYPSSLLADFFNWIEGYLTTFFHWIHAPEWLYGIIVLGLYRGTAWVVSVMLPPMAIFFPMFALLENYGYLPRVAFNMDRLFKRAGAHGKQALSMAMGFGCNAAAILSTRIIESPRERMIAILTNNFVPCNGRWPTLILLSSLFMAVGFSGTLGTFVTAAVVMGIVLFGIVVTLVVSWVLSKTALKGIPTHYTLELPPYRIPKFWQTILRATLDKSLFVLKRAVIVAAPAGMLTWIAANIFIGDTSILMYVVNFFDPFAQLLGLDGYILTAFLFGLPANEIVLPILLMGYLSTGAMIEVEDLTAIKQIFIEHGWTWLTALNMMLFSLLHFPCGTTMVNIYKETHSKKWTFIAFALPTSIAIVVTFVVAQVAKGFGWV; encoded by the coding sequence ATGAGTACGTACGTTGAAAAGAAACAATACGATGAAATTATCCATTTCGCAAAATCCCTTTCATCAAATGATTTACGCGATGAAATTGTAACGGACATTTATCAGGAATCAAAATCGATTTGCGATGAAACGATTCGTTATCAATCGATGGAAAAATTACGTCAAACAGAGAAATTGGATCGAATTTTCACTTCGAAACTTTTCGGTTTTCCGATTATGTTGGCGATGTTAGGAATCGTTTTTTATATTACGATCGCTGGTGCAAATTATCCATCATCGTTATTGGCGGATTTTTTCAACTGGATTGAAGGATATTTAACAACATTTTTTCACTGGATCCATGCTCCTGAATGGTTGTACGGAATCATCGTTTTAGGATTGTATCGAGGAACGGCCTGGGTCGTTAGCGTCATGCTACCACCGATGGCTATTTTCTTTCCGATGTTTGCCCTATTGGAAAATTACGGGTATTTACCCCGCGTCGCCTTCAACATGGACCGACTTTTTAAACGGGCGGGGGCTCATGGGAAACAGGCCCTTTCGATGGCGATGGGATTCGGATGTAATGCAGCAGCCATTTTATCTACTCGTATTATCGAATCGCCTCGAGAACGAATGATTGCCATATTGACGAATAATTTTGTTCCGTGTAATGGAAGGTGGCCGACGCTCATTTTATTATCTTCGCTGTTTATGGCTGTCGGCTTTTCTGGAACGTTAGGAACGTTTGTGACGGCGGCGGTTGTAATGGGCATCGTACTATTCGGAATCGTCGTTACACTCGTTGTTTCGTGGGTATTGTCGAAAACGGCACTAAAAGGCATTCCGACCCATTATACATTGGAATTGCCACCTTACCGAATTCCAAAATTTTGGCAGACGATTCTCCGAGCTACGTTGGATAAATCGTTATTCGTGTTGAAAAGGGCCGTCATTGTAGCAGCTCCAGCCGGAATGTTAACGTGGATTGCAGCAAATATTTTTATCGGTGATACAAGTATATTAATGTATGTCGTAAATTTTTTTGATCCCTTTGCACAGTTGTTAGGTTTGGACGGTTACATTCTTACTGCTTTTTTATTCGGACTTCCAGCAAATGAAATCGTGTTACCGATTTTACTTATGGGCTATTTATCGACGGGAGCGATGATCGAAGTAGAGGATTTAACCGCTATTAAACAAATTTTTATCGAACACGGCTGGACGTGGTTGACCGCATTAAATATGATGTTGTTTTCGTTATTACATTTTCCGTGTGGTACGACGATGGTAAACATATATAAAGAAACCCATAGTAAGAAGTGGACGTTTATTGCCTTTGCGTTACCAACATCGATTGCAATTGTCGTAACATTCGTTGTCGCACAAGTAGCAAAAGGTTTTGGATGGGTGTAA
- a CDS encoding FeoB small GTPase domain-containing protein, producing the protein MTQNQPIKIALAGNPNVGKSTLFNTLTGLKQHTGNWPGKTVVLAEGSFSFKGREYTIVDLPGTYSLLSTSADEEVARDFIVFEKPDITIVVVDATTLERNLNLALQVMEITDRVILCINLIDEAKKKGIIIHENIMMDKLGVPVIKISARNKMGIPLLLDTIDRMVTGKITTSPYQMKYSEEVEEKLNQLIPKVEKLVGNDLSPRWLALKLLDGDESILQTYIKRKEQGQGAEKTNEYVR; encoded by the coding sequence ATGACTCAAAATCAACCGATTAAAATCGCATTAGCTGGAAATCCGAACGTTGGTAAAAGTACGTTATTTAATACACTGACTGGATTAAAACAGCATACGGGAAATTGGCCTGGAAAGACGGTCGTTTTAGCAGAAGGCTCCTTTTCTTTTAAAGGAAGGGAATATACGATCGTCGATTTACCCGGGACTTATTCCTTGTTATCGACTTCAGCGGACGAAGAAGTGGCCAGGGATTTTATCGTATTTGAAAAGCCAGATATTACGATTGTCGTTGTTGATGCGACGACACTTGAACGAAATTTAAATCTCGCTTTACAAGTGATGGAGATTACCGATCGAGTGATTCTTTGTATTAATTTAATCGACGAAGCGAAGAAAAAGGGTATCATTATACACGAAAATATTATGATGGATAAACTTGGTGTTCCAGTGATTAAAATATCCGCAAGAAACAAAATGGGCATCCCTTTGCTTTTAGATACGATCGACCGGATGGTTACTGGAAAAATTACAACGTCTCCGTATCAAATGAAATATTCGGAGGAAGTGGAGGAAAAGTTAAATCAGTTAATTCCGAAAGTGGAGAAACTCGTTGGCAATGATCTTTCCCCACGTTGGCTTGCGTTAAAGTTATTGGATGGAGATGAATCGATTTTGCAAACGTATATAAAGAGGAAAGAGCAAGGGCAGGGGGCAGAGAAAACGAATGAGTACGTACGTTGA
- a CDS encoding FeoA family protein has translation MAEKQVISLDQAQIGDCIEIKKIGVTGTMRRRLLDLGFVPSAKVIAIQKSPLGDPIAYQVSQTIIALRKEESSKIFGEIVKNDSKSTD, from the coding sequence ATGGCTGAAAAACAGGTCATATCCCTTGATCAAGCACAAATTGGAGATTGTATTGAAATAAAAAAAATCGGAGTCACCGGAACGATGAGAAGGAGGCTATTGGATTTAGGATTCGTTCCTTCCGCAAAAGTTATTGCGATCCAAAAAAGCCCCCTCGGAGATCCGATTGCCTATCAAGTAAGTCAAACGATTATTGCCCTTCGTAAAGAGGAAAGTTCAAAAATTTTTGGGGAGATTGTGAAAAATGACTCAAAATCAACCGATTAA
- a CDS encoding manganese catalase family protein, with translation MNEVAINLPRPKEPDPNAASAVQELLGGRYGEMSTFNNYLFQSFNFKNKKKLKPFYDLIASITAEEFGHLELVAHTINILMEGSSFPGEPDIAPLRNGKDLRNHYAFIDTAQSAKPGDSQGRPWTGDNVFNSGNLIVDLLHNYFLEIGARTHKMRVYEMTSHPTAREMIGYLLVRGGTHIVAYAKALEVATGVDITKMLPVPTVSNRVFDTARKFEEKGAHRKLYTFSKNDYRGITQIWKGTHPETNEPLEVIFGSPKGAPVPDYEEVTEEFAPGISMEDFQEIAKRLQNEAGLT, from the coding sequence ATGAATGAAGTCGCCATTAATTTACCGAGACCTAAGGAACCGGATCCGAACGCAGCATCTGCTGTACAAGAATTGTTAGGTGGACGTTATGGGGAAATGTCCACGTTCAATAATTATTTATTTCAATCCTTTAACTTTAAAAATAAGAAAAAATTAAAACCGTTTTATGACTTGATTGCAAGTATTACCGCTGAGGAATTTGGACATCTGGAACTCGTTGCCCATACGATCAACATTTTAATGGAAGGAAGTAGTTTTCCCGGAGAACCGGATATCGCACCTTTACGAAATGGAAAGGATTTAAGAAATCATTACGCTTTTATCGACACCGCCCAAAGTGCGAAACCCGGTGATTCCCAAGGTAGACCGTGGACAGGGGATAATGTATTTAATAGTGGCAATTTAATCGTTGACCTTTTGCACAACTATTTTTTAGAAATTGGAGCAAGAACCCATAAAATGCGTGTGTATGAAATGACGAGTCATCCGACGGCAAGGGAGATGATCGGCTATTTGCTCGTTCGGGGCGGAACACATATTGTCGCCTATGCAAAAGCTTTGGAAGTAGCAACGGGTGTCGATATTACGAAAATGTTACCCGTTCCGACCGTTTCAAATCGTGTTTTTGATACGGCAAGGAAGTTTGAAGAAAAAGGTGCTCATCGAAAATTGTACACATTTAGTAAAAACGACTACCGTGGAATTACACAAATTTGGAAAGGAACCCATCCAGAAACGAACGAACCGTTGGAGGTCATCTTCGGTTCTCCGAAAGGTGCCCCGGTTCCCGATTATGAAGAGGTAACCGAAGAATTTGCTCCGGGTATCTCGATGGAAGATTTTCAAGAAATAGCAAAACGATTGCAAAACGAAGCAGGCTTAACGTAA
- a CDS encoding YuzF family protein, translating into MAEDKYDNRNPYSRNPQLRSFVDPYLYQRLNQLLNQKLVVQTVKDSVRGTLKQVYPDHITVTTDGNHFFVRTAQIVWVKPD; encoded by the coding sequence ATGGCTGAAGACAAATATGACAATCGCAATCCATATTCCCGAAATCCGCAATTGCGTTCCTTTGTCGATCCGTATCTTTATCAACGGTTAAATCAATTACTGAATCAAAAACTCGTCGTACAGACGGTAAAGGATTCCGTTCGGGGCACATTAAAACAAGTGTATCCCGATCATATTACAGTGACGACGGATGGGAACCATTTTTTCGTTCGTACTGCACAAATCGTTTGGGTCAAACCGGACTGA
- a CDS encoding acyl-CoA synthetase, which translates to MVKNIYDTEKGWKQIQRIRRNTLGDLLARTRDRLPDKFAIAYKHIRLTYKELDDLVNQTAHAFLRDGMKKGDMIAIMSKNSLDFVISTFALARIGAVMIPINYMLNASDVRYILNHAKVSGYLAAEEYMSILDQAAADLSINHRFIMDQEEKRGGENGDSGWIPLSVARKDESTAFVDADIDDEDLAHVLYTSGTESRPKGVMLTHKNIISEYVSTIISGKMSEKDVCIHALPLYHSAQLHCFLGPSIYLGSSGIILENAKPDNLLETIEKEKITQLFCPPTVWIALLRHPDFNRRDLSSLQKCYYGAAIMPREFLKELSERLPNARFWNFYGQTEVAPLATALQPEDQMRKLGSAGKPTLNVQTKIVDDHGKEVPPGVIGEIVHRTPHAMKGYLYDPEKTLEAFRSGWFHSGDLGVMDEEGYITIIDRKKDMINSGGVNVSSREVEEVIYEMEGVSEVAVISIPDPYWIEAVTAVIVRKKGAEMTEEDVIAFCKERLSTFKVPKYVEFTDQLPKNPSGKLLKRKLREMYRHVSDQRRG; encoded by the coding sequence ATGGTAAAAAACATTTATGATACAGAAAAGGGATGGAAACAAATTCAACGAATTCGAAGAAATACTTTAGGGGATCTTTTAGCACGAACGCGGGACAGGCTTCCGGATAAATTTGCAATCGCTTACAAACATATTCGTCTTACGTATAAGGAGTTAGATGATCTCGTTAACCAGACGGCTCATGCGTTTTTGCGTGATGGTATGAAAAAGGGGGATATGATTGCCATCATGTCAAAAAACAGTCTCGACTTTGTCATTTCCACCTTTGCGTTAGCGAGAATCGGAGCAGTTATGATTCCAATTAATTATATGTTAAATGCCTCAGACGTCCGGTACATTTTAAACCATGCCAAAGTTTCTGGATATTTAGCTGCAGAAGAATATATGTCGATTCTCGATCAAGCAGCGGCCGATTTATCCATTAACCATCGATTTATTATGGATCAAGAAGAAAAAAGGGGAGGGGAGAATGGAGATTCCGGGTGGATTCCTTTATCTGTTGCAAGAAAAGATGAATCGACAGCGTTTGTCGATGCGGATATCGATGATGAGGATCTGGCACATGTTTTGTATACGAGTGGAACGGAATCAAGACCAAAAGGGGTAATGCTCACTCATAAAAACATCATTAGTGAATACGTCAGCACGATTATTAGCGGTAAGATGTCGGAAAAGGACGTATGTATTCACGCCCTTCCCCTGTATCACAGTGCCCAACTACATTGTTTTTTAGGTCCAAGCATTTATCTCGGTTCCAGTGGAATTATTTTGGAAAATGCGAAACCGGACAACCTTTTAGAAACGATTGAAAAGGAAAAAATTACCCAACTTTTTTGTCCGCCAACGGTTTGGATTGCCCTTTTAAGACATCCGGATTTCAATCGACGGGATCTGTCTTCATTACAAAAATGTTATTACGGTGCAGCGATTATGCCGCGAGAATTTTTAAAGGAATTATCCGAACGATTGCCGAATGCACGATTTTGGAATTTTTACGGTCAGACGGAAGTGGCCCCCCTAGCTACGGCCCTTCAACCGGAAGATCAAATGCGTAAACTCGGTTCAGCAGGCAAACCGACGTTAAATGTGCAAACGAAAATCGTCGACGATCACGGAAAAGAAGTCCCACCCGGCGTCATCGGAGAAATCGTTCACCGTACCCCCCATGCGATGAAAGGGTATTTGTATGATCCTGAAAAAACGTTGGAAGCTTTTCGAAGCGGTTGGTTTCATAGTGGGGATTTAGGTGTAATGGATGAGGAAGGGTATATTACGATTATCGATCGGAAAAAGGATATGATTAATTCAGGGGGTGTCAACGTTTCAAGTCGGGAAGTGGAAGAAGTCATTTATGAAATGGAAGGCGTATCGGAAGTCGCTGTCATTAGCATTCCAGATCCGTATTGGATCGAAGCGGTAACCGCCGTCATTGTACGAAAAAAGGGGGCGGAGATGACAGAAGAGGATGTAATCGCCTTTTGTAAAGAGCGATTATCCACATTTAAAGTACCGAAATATGTGGAATTCACCGATCAATTACCGAAAAATCCGAGTGGAAAACTATTGAAACGAAAATTACGAGAAATGTATCGGCATGTAAGTGATCAAAGACGGGGATAA